The Paenibacillus amylolyticus genome contains the following window.
TATAAGCGAGTTATGCCGATTGAAGATGCTCTCTTTTATGAAATGTTGACGAATCTGGGGCTTCATGTGGAATTGGAAATACCTGAAGCTGATATCTTCGTGCAAGCGAACGAAGAAGCATTGGACCGTGTGCTGGACAATCTCATCACGAATGGGATGAACTATGGAGCAGAGGGTAAGGTGCTGGGGCTCTCGCTTAACCATTCGACAGGTGGGCCTGTGACGCTGCAGATCTGGGACCAAGGCAAGGGGATTCCTGAAAGCGAGCATAGTCGTGTGTTCGAACGTATGTATACGTTGGAGGATTCCCGTAATCGCCTCTATCAGGGCAGCGGACTTGGGTTGACGATTACGAAGCGGCTGGTTGAGCGAATGGGTGGAAGCATCCATTTACATAGTGTTCCCCATCAACGGACTGTATTTTCGGTTACTTTACAGGCCAGGTAGAGGCTATGGATTGAGTTTCCGGTGAAGCTTAAGGTTTTTGTAAGATTTGATTAATAAAAATGAAGACTTTTCTCTTTACAATACAGATATAGGAACCCGGTCGGGGGACGTAAAGGAGAATAAGACGATGACTTATATCGCACGAACGATAGATGTAACCAAAGTATATGAAGGCGCAGAGGTTGTATCCAACGTCAGTATGAATATTAAGCAAGGTGAGATCTATGGATTTCTCGGTCCGAATGGTGCGGGCAAAACGACCATCATGAAAATGCTGACTAATCTCGTCAAACCAACCACAGGAGAGATTGAACTGTTTGGAGAGAAGCTTACGCCGACCTCCTATGAAGTGCTGAAACGAATGGGCAGCATTATTGAATATCCGTTTTTCTACGATCGGTTATCTGCTCGGGAGAATCTGGAGCTTCACTGTGAATACATGGGGTTTTACAACAAAAAGATTATCGACAACACGATGGAAATGGTAGGTCTGAAGGACACCGGCAAGAAATCTGTGAAGGACTTCTCTCTGGGCATGAAACAGAGGCTGGGACTGGCTCGTGCACTCATAACCACACCTGAATTATTGATTCTGGATGAACCGATTAATGGATTGGATCCGGTAGGGATTCGGGAGATGCGAGATTTGTTCAAGCGTCTTAGCAATGAGTATCGAATCACCCTGTTGGTCTCCAGTCATATCCTTGGCGAAATAGAGCAGATTGCTGACACCGTTGGTGTTATTCGCGGCGGTCGCTTGGTGGAGGAAGTATCCATGGAGAGTCTTCGTGGAAGTCAGAATGAATATATTGAGTTACAGGCTGTAGATATCCTCAAAGCGACCTATGTCATTGAACATCAGCTCGGATTGAGTAATTATAAATTGGTTGGTGACCATACGTTACGTATCTATGATCTGGGAATCATTCCGTCGGAATTAACCACGAAGCTGATCCAGCATGGCATTGAGATCGAATCAATATCCAAACGGGCGCATTCCCTGGAAGAACACTTCATGAACCTTGTGAAGGGGGATGAAGACGTTGCTTAAACTAATCAGGCTTGAGATGCGCAAGCACCGCTTTGTACGTAATTTTGCCAACGCAGGTTTTGCCAATATTGGAGTTCTTCTTTTTCTGATCATGATTGGATTTGTGGACATTGGCGCAGAAGATTATGCCTATGCTGATTACCAGACTGCCTTTATGATTATTGATACATTTGTGAGAGCGACCTTTATCGTATTTGCAGGAGTATTATTATCCAAGCTCGTTATTAGTGAATATCGAAATAAAACGATGAACATCATGTTCACATATCCAATCCAGCGTCATAAAATCATAGCTGCCAAATTGATTATCGTGTTTGTTTTCACCTTTGTGATGATTATGTTTAGCGATCTGTTGATGGGTTCATTGCTGTTGATTGCCAATCATTTCTACTCCTTTATTCCTGGCTCATTGACGAATAGGGAAATACTAGGATTTATGTTGAAGTACGGTCTGAGTTCCTTATCTGCCGCGAGCATGGCGCTCATTCCTTTATTCTTTGGGATGCGTAAGCATTCCGTTACAACGACAATAGTCTCATCCATCCTGCTGGTTTTGATTGTCTGCTCCGGGTTCAACGGGTCTGAATATTCCATTCATTCGCTTATTATAATCCCTCTGACCCTTGGAGCTATTGGGATATGGATAGCTTCCATGTCCATGATTCGTCTGGAGACCAAAGATGTGAACTGAATCATCCTGAAAACCATGCTCCGTATGGCTTCAGCTGCCATTGACATCCGCTCGTACAAGGGATAGGATAATGTCAACTGAGACACGAAGGAGAATGCAACGATCATGACGATTCCAAAGACATTAACAATCGCTGGTTCGGACACGAGCGGCGGTGCAGGTATTCAAGCTGATTTGAAAACTTTTCAGGAACTGGGTGTGTACGGCATGACCGTACTGACTACAGTTGTGGCGATGGAGCCCGATACGTGGGATCACCAAGTCTTCCCTGTGGAATTAAATGTAGTTGAAGCCCAGCTTCGCACGGTTCTGGATGGTATCGGTTTTGATGCCATGAAGACAGGCATGCTCGGTTCTGTAGATATTATTGAATTGGTAGCCAAACATATTCGTCGTAGCGGCCTGCCACAGATCGTTATCGATCCAGTGATGGTCTGCAAAGGCACAGACGAAGTGCTGCAACCTGAAAATACGGAAGCGATGATCGAATTCCTGTTGCCTGGTGCGGATCTGGTTACACCTAACCTGTTCGAGGCATCTCAGCTGGCGAAGAGTGGACCGATTCGTTCCAAGGAACAGATGGAAGCAGCGGCAGCAACAATTCATGCCCATGGCTCAAAACATGTTCTGATCAAGGACAGAGGTGTAATTAGCCCGGGTAAAGCAATGGATCTACTCTATGATGGAACTAACTACGAATGGTTTGAAGCCGATGTTGTCGGTTCCGGATATACGCATGGTGCGGGCTGCACAACGTCTGCGGCAATTACTGCAGGATTGGCTCGTGGCCTTTCAGTGAAAGAGGCTGTTCGTGAAGGTAAAGCCTTCGTGACCAAAGCGATTGCCGGCGGATTCCCGCTGAATCGTTTTGTTGGTCCTACACTGCATGTGGCTCACCGTCTGGAGCAACAACGCTAAGGGTTACCCGTGAGCGCGCAGTAGCGCATCAATTGTGGATAACTCAACTCGATTTCATTTCAAGTAGCTGTCAATGAGCAGAAGGTTGCTCGTTGACGGCTTCTTTTTGTGCGAATTTTGATAAAAATTAGTAACTTTTGGCTTATATTAATCGTATATAACATGGGGTTCATTCCAAAACATGTCTGGACACATGAACGACACATGGAATAGGTATGTTATGATCAGAAACTTAAAAGGAGAGTCGGTCATGATCAGAACAGTGCTTCTGGTGGAAGATGAAAGCCGCATTCGTGAGATTGTGGCCGATTATTTCATAAAAGAACAATGGAACGTCATAGAAGCAGAACATGGAGTACAGGCATTGGAACTGCTGGCTGAGCATGAAGTGGATCTGGTCATTCTGGATGTTTTGATGCCTGAAATGGATGGATGGACGTTATGTGGGCATATTCGATCCCAATCCACCGTACCTATTATCATGCTGACTGCACGGTCCGAGGATGATGATAAAATTCATGGATTTCAACTGGGCGTTGACGATTACGTCACCAAGCCGTTTAGTCCACGTGTGCTGGTTGCACGTGCAGAGACCTTAATGAAGCGTGTTGAAGGCGCGTTGGGACGAGAGCAGGGTGTGATTCGCTTCGGACAGGTAACGCTTGATCCATGGGCTCGGCGACTGGAGAAGGATGGGGTTGAAGTCGAGCTTGCGCCAAAGGAATATGATCTGTTGCTCTATTTGGTACGAAATGCAGGCATCGTATTGTCCCGGGATGCCATTTTGAATCGGATCTGGGGATTTGATTTTGAAGGAGACTCACGTGTTGTGGATACTCACATTAAGAAGCTGCGAAGTAAATTGGGCGACGAAGCCAAGTGTATCCGGACCGTGATTGGCACCGGATATCGTTTCGAGGCAGAAGCATGAGAAGAAATGGCGTAACGATGAAGCTTTTCCTGGTGATGGCAGGATGTCTGGTTCTTCTATATGGAACGACCGTATTTGCCCAGTTGGTCTGGTTCCCCGACTTCTATCAGCATCAGAAGATTAGCAGTATGAAGAAAAAGCTGTCCAAGTTCGAACAGCAATATTCGAATGGGCATTGGAGTGATCTGCAACTCGCCAAGGAGACCGGCAAATTCATGCGTCAGAATCAGTCGCATCTGGTCATTCTGACGAACAATGGAAGGCTGGTTAACGACCCGTTCCACATTACATTACTTCAGGACGATGGGAGCCACGTGAAGGTATCCTTGTCCTTGTTTATCAATAGTGAGAATGCTGGCTGGATTACATCCCATCTGAAATATGGACAGAAGCTGACGGTGAAAGGCCCGGCCAGCGGGTCCATGGTTTACCCATTCAAAATCCAGGATGCCACTTCTGCCGCATGGGGAACAGAAAGCTTTCAGGAATCCATTGAGCCAGTCAACGAATGGTCAGGTGTGCTGACCGAGGTGGTTCTGCCCAATCTGGCAACGTGGAGTCAGAGACAGGGATTGCTGGTGCAAGCACTGGATAGCCGATTTCCTTTGTCCACAGAAGACCAAAATGCCTTGGCCAATGGCAAAATGCTCAATGAAGAATGGATGGATAGCTGGAGTGGTGTTCGCAATGTTATCACGATTGCTCCAGTGCATCGTTCCGGACCCGAACAGCAACTGATTTTCTCACTCACCTCCCTTCAGGAGATGAGAGAAGCGAATGAGGCAACGCGTTTGTTCTATGGGTATTTTGGCATCGGTGCATTTATATTGATTCTATTACTGGCATTGCTCCTGTCCCGAATTGTAACGAAGCCGCTCTTGGCCTTGAACCATGTCGCCAAAAAAATGTCTACGCTGGATTTCACGGTGAAATCACCCATCCGGCGTAATGATGAAATCGGCAGCCTGTCTAACAGCCTCAATGCCCTATCGGGAACCTTGGGTCAGACACTGGAAGAGCTGAGGCAGGCCAACACGCAGATGCGTACAGATATGGAAATGAAACAGCAGATTGAACAGCGTCAGCGCAAGTTTTTTGCCGATGCCTCCCATGAACTCAAGACACCAATCAGCATTATTAAGGGATACTCCGAAGGGCTGAAGGATGGTGTGAGTGAAAGCAAACGGGAGCGTTACATTGAGATTATTGCCGATGAGGCGATCAAAATGGAAACCATGGTTGAAGAGATGCTGGATCTGGTGCGACTGGAATCCTCTGCGGTTCAATTGAATACGGATGCTGTGGCGCTGGCTGACATGATTGAAGATATCGCCGGCCGTCTGGGTCCGCAGCTGAAGGATAAAGGTTTGGATGTGGTGCTTGTATCTACAACGGAACAGACGGTGGAGGGTGACCGAAGCAAGCTGGAGCAAGTTATTTTCAATATCATGATGAATGCTATACGTCATGCAATACCACATACCGATATAACTATTGAGATCAGCAGGCGTGAAGGTTCTGTCCATATTTCCATTGAGAACAAGGGCGAGCAGATCGCTGAAGCTGAGCGTCAGTATATATGGGAGAGGTTCTATCGGGTAGAGCGCTCACGTAATCGCAAAATGGGGGGAACCGGGCTCGGTCTGGCCATTGCGAAGCAGATCCTCGATCTGCACGGGTGCAATTATGGAGTGGAGAATACACCGGATGGAGTCCGTTTTTATATTATTTTTCCTAAAGCCTAGTACGAAAGGGAGTCAATCTTATGAAGTCTTTACCATCGATTTTAACCTTGGGGAATCTGAGTTCAGGCATGCTGGCAGTCATTATGGCTATTCATGGTGAATTTGCCCTGGCTGTGATGATGATATGGGTAGCGATGTTCTTTGATCTGTTTGATGGCTATGCAGCCCGCAAATTGCATTGTGAGGGTGAGTTCGGTAAAGCCCTGGATTCACTTGCAGATGTAGTGTCGTTCGGAACAGCCCCTGTGCTGATTCTGTATCTGAACTCCATGAATGAAGTGAGTGTGCTGGGGATGGCATTGACCGCATTGTTTCCGGTGTGCGGTGCATTGCGCCTGGCCCGTTATAACTGTCAGAAGACACCAAGTAGCGGTTTTGTTGGAATGCCGATTACGTTTGCCGGGGGTCTGATGTCCTTTTTCGCGCTCTGGAGTCCTTATTTCACACATGGTGTAGCGTATCTTGTCATTATTGTATTATCCGGTCTCATGGTGAGCCAAATCCGATTCCCGTCTCTAAAACAAGTGCTAGCCTCACATGAGAAGGATATTGTGGAACCGAAATAAGGAGCGAGTCAGTATGGAATTTGCAAAAGAATTTATTGGTCAATATGGTTATTTCGCAATATACGGACTACTGGCTCTTGGCGTTATTGGCATGCCGATTCCGGATGAGGTGATGATGACGTTTGTCGGTTATCTCGCCTCCATCTCGGTATTGAATTATTCCGTATCCATCGCCGTCAGTTTCGGTGGCGCATTTACCGGGGGCTGCTCAGCTACATGATTGGCAAGAAGGCGGGCAGGCCGCTGTTCGACAAGTATGGCAAGTGGATTGGCGTGAATGCCAAACGATTTAGCAGGGTGGAGTCGTGGTTTCTGAAATATGGATACTGGTCAATCATCCTCGGTTATTTCATTCCGGGCATTCGTCATCTGATGTGCTGTTTCTCCGGGATGAGCCGTATGGCGATTGGCAGATACGTCGTTGTATCAGGCATTGGTGCATTTGTATGGTGTGTTGTCTTTATCTCGATTGGTTTCTATGTCGGTGTGATAACTTAAAATCGGACAGCCTGTTGCAACAACAGGCAAAGATCGAAGACCTCTTGAGTGTAAGGTGGTCTTTTTTGTTTGTTCTATGTATGGTCGGAGACCTTGTCTAGTCAAATCATGACGAAAAGAAACTTACCCGCGGAACTGTAGGGCTAGGGTTAGGGCTATTGCAGAAAAAGCTAAGCACAGAGCTAATCCAGCTATTTCTCTGAGTAACTCTCCGTGTAATTCTCCCATGTGACTCTATTATGTAACTCTCTGTGTAGCACTCCATGTAAACACTTCGTGTAAAACTTCTGTTTAGCTCTCCGTATACTCGTTAGTGACTCAAGGATCTGACACCTCGACCCCAGTAACTCCAGAGCTTGCAGTAAGGTTTAAGAGTAATTGTAAGGATGGTGTAGCAACTCCAAGCGTTTCATTAAAGGCATCTCCCAAATTCTAACGAACTCAGATGAGCTTATTATCGAGATATGAGGCATGTTGGAATTCTAACGAATCCGAGAAACCTTATTTCACGAAAATGCCCCTCAAAGTAACCTGATTTACTCCGTATCATCACTATAAGGTGTCCTGAGTTCGTTAAAAATTGAACATGTGCCAAAAAGGCGAAATAACGTGTCTCATGTTCGTAAGATATAGGTTCGATATCGTTGAGTGCCACTAGCGACATGTAATACCTCTTGATCAATCAGACTGTGAAGAACTCTTCGAGCGTGCTGATCTGTGATACGCAGATGCGTAGCAAGTTCCGACGGGGCAAAAGGACGGATGATGCGTCTGGCATAACGAACAGTTTCGGCTTCCAGCCAATTGAGGGTCGGGGCACATCTGTGGCCATGAATTTTCCCATAAAAGACAGCACTAGCTGCTGGCACCGTTTCGGTTCATCCTTAATGGAGAGATACGCGATCGGCAGAAAAATCCAATTATCAAGTGTTAGCAGACAATGTCGCCAGCATAAATCTTTGAAACGACGAACATCCAGATCACGGGCATGTGGCCCGTATCCTTGAATCTCAATCCCTCCCTTAACGCCGTTTCCTGGCAGGTAAGCCAGATCCAGATACCGATAACCGTTATGAAAGTCACGTACTTCAATTTCGGGTTGCAGATGGTTAAAGTTTTTCATCACTGGAAACCAAACGGAACGCAAAAACTCCAGTGTGCTGTGTTCAAGCCCATTTTCTATTCTGGAAAGCACTCGGGGGTTCGTCTCCTTCTCCAAAAGGGAGTGCATCCAACCCTCGTAAGCTTCATCAAAATCAATGCTCATCGTCTTCATCTCCTCTAAAAATAATAAAATCAAACGAACCTGATCAGTCCTCAAGTCGTTATGTAAAAATACAAAAAGCCGCTCTGACCATCTCCAACCTTCATGTCGAAGGGGAAGAATAGATCAAAGCGGCGTGTGCTTCACGACCGATATATTGCTTTTCTAAATCAAGTATAGCTTCAAATACAGAATGATTTCAATACTTTTTAACCAGACCGTATCTTTACCCTCAGTCTGCCAGCCAAAACGAGACTGAGGGTATTCCGATCTGGGAAGTTTTACACTTTGATCGTGTGCGAACGCCGTCCTTAATATGCAAGTAAGAACGAAGGAATCTGAGACGTCTTATTCAGGCATTTGAATCGGAATATACAGCCATTTTTCGGCGTTTTGCTATGGAAATTCGGTAAATAGGGTGTCTGAAGTTTCTTGAAATTGAAAAAGAGAGCCAGGGACCAAATAAGAGGTACTGGGTTCCTTAGAAAAAATGATCAATCTTAAAACCCAGCCAGCCTAAATTTCAGAATTTATTCTCTTGATGCTTCATGATTGTGTTGGTGCGTGACAGAATCATTAATGTGCGGAATGCGAAAAGTACAACATATCATCTGGGCATATTTTACCTCAGTTTCAAGGTACACACTCCTAGATGTTCTCGGGATAAAATTAAGGTCTAGGGTTCAGCCGCGCTAAACTGGACTTTTTACTGTTAACTTGTGAATGGTGACCTTTCTTTATCCACCAAGATGTGACTCCTCAATACCTCTTTCAACCCGCTGTTCACCCTTTTTGCGTGCAAAAGTCATTTTGAGCAGAGGTGGCGTAACCAATGTGGTTACAATGACCATGATCACGACGCTGGTGAAGTACTCGGAATCAAGCAAGCCAGAAGCAAGTCCAGTCGAAGCGATAATGAGTGCAACTTCCCCACGTGAGATCATGCCCGCCCCAATAGCGATAGAAGATGAACGATCGAACCCGGTCAGCCGTGCTCCGGCTCCTCCACCAATGAGCTTGGTTACAATGGCGATGAGACTGATGACGATAATAAACCAAATTTGTGAACCCACACCATCGAAGGTGACATTTAAACCGATACTGACAAAGAAGACCGGGACAAAAATTCCGTAGGCAATCGGCTCAATTTTGGTTTCAACCTCGTGTTTGAAGGTGGTTTGAGAGATGGCAATTCCTGCTGCAAAAGCACCAATGATGCCTGCAACACCCATCCACTCGGCAAAGTACGAAAAACCAAAACAGATGATGAGGCCGGTTGTAATTACCGTTTCGGTGACCCGAAGCGGAGCCATCCATTTCATCATCCGCGGCACAAGCCACCAGCCTGCTGCAAAAATGATGACGAAGAATAGAAGTTTCTTGCTAATCAACCATCCAATAGAGATATCTCCTGCACCAGAGCCGAGCAAGCTCATCATAACGGCGAGCAGAACTACCACGAGTACATCATCGACAACGGCTGCACCCAGAATGGTAGTGCCTTCACGTGAACTCAGCTGATTCATGTCTTTCAACGTCTGAACGGAGATACTGACTGACGTTGCACAGAACAACAGTCCGAAGAAAAGTGCGTGTGTCTGCGACATACCAAAAGCCAATGCCGACCCATATCCCCCTACAAAAGGTAAAATAACGCCACCAACAGCCACAGCGAAGGCGGACTTCCAATTTTTCTTCAACTGCTCCAGATCGGTTTCCAGTCCGGCAATGAACATTAACAGCAGTACCCCAATCTCGGCCATATAATGAACAAAATCACTTTGTTGAACCCAGCCAAGCAGGGCAGGTCCAAGAATAACGCCAACGATCAATTTTCCCAATACGGAGGGCTGTCCAAGCCGCACAGACAGATCCCCAGCCAACTTCGTAAAGATTAGAATAAGTGCAAGAACCAAAATAAACTCCATAGGTGTGCTCCTCTCCAGCAGTAGCGTCAATAGGATAACCTGTCCAAGGGTGAAACATGCCCATCTCCGGGTTGAAGCAAATAAAAAGACATGGAACCACTCCGAAAAGTGCCATCCATGCCTGGAAAAGACAAAGAGGGGCCCTTGGTGACAGGCTCCTCCAGTTTCAACGCGTATGTGATTAATTGCATTAATTATACCACAAATACAGACTGGGGTAAATGGGAGCCGAATTGGATTTGATTGAAAACGGTCGTAAAGGGGCATTTTATAGGGGAGTGCAACGGTTTTTGTTCAGAGTGTTGTCACTTAACAGCCCGGAATTGCCGAGATATAATGATATAGAACATAGAAGTTAGGATATGAGGAGGATTTTGCATTGGGCAAAAATAACAAAGGGGAACCGAACATCCCATCCCCGACCAGCAATAAAAATTTTGCAGGCATCATTATCACGATTTCCATTATCGCTAATGTCATTATTTTATTATTGTTTTTCGCACCGTCCATTGGTTACAAAGGTGATGTAACCTTTGATATTACGGTGTTGCCGCGGTTTAATGCCGTGTTTAACAGCTTTACCTTCATCTTCCTGCTCGCAGCGCTTATTGCTATTATCAAGCGGAATGTGAAGCTGCACAAACGATTTATTCTTGCTGCATTCTCTACAACGTTGTTATTCCTCGTGACCTATCTGACGTTTCATTATCTCTCACCAGAGACGTCCAAATACGGCGGCGAGGGCATCATTCGTTCCATCTATTTCTTCATTCTGATCACCCACAGTATACTGGCAGCCCTGATCGTTCCTTTGGCGTTGTTCACACTTGTATGGGGTTGGACGAATCAATTGAAGAAGCACCGCAAAATTGCACGTTGGACTATGCCAATCTGGCTGTATGTCAGCTCTACAGGTGTTGTAGTATATCTGATGATGGCACCTTATTATTAATGTTATGACGTTTCCCTGTGCTAATTCGTTTGACTTGCGGGTAATGTTTCCAAGGAAGGAGGATTCACGGTTATGTACAGAGTTGTGTTGATTCGTCATGGACAGAGCATGTGGAATGTGGAGAATCGTTTTACGGGTTGGACAGATGTGGATCTGACGAAGGATGGTTACGCAGAAGCTCGTAAAGCAGGCAAGATCATGAAGGAACAGGGATTTGATTTTGATTACGCTTATGCATCCGTGCTGAAACGTTCCATCCGAACTCTCGATATTGCGCTGGATGAAATGGACCTCATGTGGATTCCCATTACAAAGACCTGGAAGCTGAATGAGCGCCATTATGGTGCACTGCAAGGACTGAATAAACAGCAGACCGCCGTGAAGTATGGAGAAGACCAAGTGAAGGAATGGAGACGCTCGGTTAGCGTATCTCCCCCGCAATGGACGAAACGGATGAACGATATGTGCAGGATCTGGACAAGTATAAGCGGCTAGGATGCACCATCCCGCTGACGGAGAACCTGATGGATACATCGAAGCGAGTGCTGGAGTACTGGAATGCGGAGATTAAACCGATGGTGTCGGCGGGCAAAAGGGTGCTGATCTCTGCGCATGGCAACACGCTTCGTTCACTCGTCATGCATCTCGACCAATTGTCCGAGGCAGACGTGATGGCGCTCAATATCCCGACAGGCATTCCG
Protein-coding sequences here:
- a CDS encoding ABC transporter ATP-binding protein codes for the protein MTYIARTIDVTKVYEGAEVVSNVSMNIKQGEIYGFLGPNGAGKTTIMKMLTNLVKPTTGEIELFGEKLTPTSYEVLKRMGSIIEYPFFYDRLSARENLELHCEYMGFYNKKIIDNTMEMVGLKDTGKKSVKDFSLGMKQRLGLARALITTPELLILDEPINGLDPVGIREMRDLFKRLSNEYRITLLVSSHILGEIEQIADTVGVIRGGRLVEEVSMESLRGSQNEYIELQAVDILKATYVIEHQLGLSNYKLVGDHTLRIYDLGIIPSELTTKLIQHGIEIESISKRAHSLEEHFMNLVKGDEDVA
- a CDS encoding ABC transporter permease gives rise to the protein MLKLIRLEMRKHRFVRNFANAGFANIGVLLFLIMIGFVDIGAEDYAYADYQTAFMIIDTFVRATFIVFAGVLLSKLVISEYRNKTMNIMFTYPIQRHKIIAAKLIIVFVFTFVMIMFSDLLMGSLLLIANHFYSFIPGSLTNREILGFMLKYGLSSLSAASMALIPLFFGMRKHSVTTTIVSSILLVLIVCSGFNGSEYSIHSLIIIPLTLGAIGIWIASMSMIRLETKDVN
- the thiD gene encoding bifunctional hydroxymethylpyrimidine kinase/phosphomethylpyrimidine kinase, which encodes MTIPKTLTIAGSDTSGGAGIQADLKTFQELGVYGMTVLTTVVAMEPDTWDHQVFPVELNVVEAQLRTVLDGIGFDAMKTGMLGSVDIIELVAKHIRRSGLPQIVIDPVMVCKGTDEVLQPENTEAMIEFLLPGADLVTPNLFEASQLAKSGPIRSKEQMEAAAATIHAHGSKHVLIKDRGVISPGKAMDLLYDGTNYEWFEADVVGSGYTHGAGCTTSAAITAGLARGLSVKEAVREGKAFVTKAIAGGFPLNRFVGPTLHVAHRLEQQR
- a CDS encoding response regulator transcription factor, with translation MIRTVLLVEDESRIREIVADYFIKEQWNVIEAEHGVQALELLAEHEVDLVILDVLMPEMDGWTLCGHIRSQSTVPIIMLTARSEDDDKIHGFQLGVDDYVTKPFSPRVLVARAETLMKRVEGALGREQGVIRFGQVTLDPWARRLEKDGVEVELAPKEYDLLLYLVRNAGIVLSRDAILNRIWGFDFEGDSRVVDTHIKKLRSKLGDEAKCIRTVIGTGYRFEAEA
- a CDS encoding HAMP domain-containing sensor histidine kinase encodes the protein MRRNGVTMKLFLVMAGCLVLLYGTTVFAQLVWFPDFYQHQKISSMKKKLSKFEQQYSNGHWSDLQLAKETGKFMRQNQSHLVILTNNGRLVNDPFHITLLQDDGSHVKVSLSLFINSENAGWITSHLKYGQKLTVKGPASGSMVYPFKIQDATSAAWGTESFQESIEPVNEWSGVLTEVVLPNLATWSQRQGLLVQALDSRFPLSTEDQNALANGKMLNEEWMDSWSGVRNVITIAPVHRSGPEQQLIFSLTSLQEMREANEATRLFYGYFGIGAFILILLLALLLSRIVTKPLLALNHVAKKMSTLDFTVKSPIRRNDEIGSLSNSLNALSGTLGQTLEELRQANTQMRTDMEMKQQIEQRQRKFFADASHELKTPISIIKGYSEGLKDGVSESKRERYIEIIADEAIKMETMVEEMLDLVRLESSAVQLNTDAVALADMIEDIAGRLGPQLKDKGLDVVLVSTTEQTVEGDRSKLEQVIFNIMMNAIRHAIPHTDITIEISRREGSVHISIENKGEQIAEAERQYIWERFYRVERSRNRKMGGTGLGLAIAKQILDLHGCNYGVENTPDGVRFYIIFPKA
- the pssA gene encoding CDP-diacylglycerol--serine O-phosphatidyltransferase — its product is MKSLPSILTLGNLSSGMLAVIMAIHGEFALAVMMIWVAMFFDLFDGYAARKLHCEGEFGKALDSLADVVSFGTAPVLILYLNSMNEVSVLGMALTALFPVCGALRLARYNCQKTPSSGFVGMPITFAGGLMSFFALWSPYFTHGVAYLVIIVLSGLMVSQIRFPSLKQVLASHEKDIVEPK
- a CDS encoding cation:proton antiporter is translated as MEFILVLALILIFTKLAGDLSVRLGQPSVLGKLIVGVILGPALLGWVQQSDFVHYMAEIGVLLLMFIAGLETDLEQLKKNWKSAFAVAVGGVILPFVGGYGSALAFGMSQTHALFFGLLFCATSVSISVQTLKDMNQLSSREGTTILGAAVVDDVLVVVLLAVMMSLLGSGAGDISIGWLISKKLLFFVIIFAAGWWLVPRMMKWMAPLRVTETVITTGLIICFGFSYFAEWMGVAGIIGAFAAGIAISQTTFKHEVETKIEPIAYGIFVPVFFVSIGLNVTFDGVGSQIWFIIVISLIAIVTKLIGGGAGARLTGFDRSSSIAIGAGMISRGEVALIIASTGLASGLLDSEYFTSVVIMVIVTTLVTPPLLKMTFARKKGEQRVERGIEESHLGG
- a CDS encoding DUF420 domain-containing protein, giving the protein MGKNNKGEPNIPSPTSNKNFAGIIITISIIANVIILLLFFAPSIGYKGDVTFDITVLPRFNAVFNSFTFIFLLAALIAIIKRNVKLHKRFILAAFSTTLLFLVTYLTFHYLSPETSKYGGEGIIRSIYFFILITHSILAALIVPLALFTLVWGWTNQLKKHRKIARWTMPIWLYVSSTGVVVYLMMAPYY